A portion of the Candidatus Pristimantibacillus lignocellulolyticus genome contains these proteins:
- the holB gene encoding DNA polymerase III subunit delta', which translates to MKTEDSTAEQWRAKRILKNALNDNRISHAYLFEGPSGTGKLATANAFAKAIFCLQPVDGEACGNCQQCRKFENGNQQDIRYISPEGQSIKIDQIRQLQRDMSYRTTSDNRMIYIVQQAEKMTVQAANSLLKFLEDPVSPVVAILISHNEQALLPTIRSRTMRVPFSPLAPANMLEILVAEGVSPTLARTAVHLSSGIEGAREILEKNGFAEIRSLVIQLGKESIIKYTTAMVTAQQKLFKTEYAQQVSLVLQLLLLWYKDMTQFQAGRNENIVFIDQLEWISEHAFSRSFANWITCMEYVLEADKRMRANVTPQLSFEQLLVKLQEG; encoded by the coding sequence AAAATGCACTTAACGATAATCGTATATCGCATGCCTATCTATTTGAAGGACCCTCAGGTACAGGGAAGTTAGCTACAGCTAATGCTTTTGCTAAGGCGATATTTTGCTTACAACCAGTGGACGGTGAAGCTTGTGGAAATTGTCAGCAATGCCGGAAATTCGAAAATGGCAATCAACAAGATATTCGATATATTTCTCCGGAAGGGCAAAGTATAAAAATCGATCAGATCCGTCAATTACAGCGAGATATGTCGTATCGGACAACATCAGATAATCGAATGATATATATTGTGCAACAAGCTGAGAAAATGACGGTCCAAGCCGCCAATAGTTTATTGAAATTTCTAGAAGATCCTGTATCACCTGTAGTTGCCATACTAATTAGTCATAATGAACAGGCACTATTGCCAACTATTAGATCGAGAACAATGAGAGTTCCATTTTCTCCTCTTGCACCGGCAAATATGTTAGAAATACTTGTTGCAGAAGGTGTATCGCCAACGTTAGCTAGAACAGCTGTTCATCTTTCGTCTGGTATTGAAGGGGCTCGAGAAATTCTTGAAAAGAATGGGTTTGCAGAAATTAGAAGCCTAGTGATACAATTAGGGAAGGAAAGTATAATAAAATATACTACAGCAATGGTAACGGCACAACAAAAGCTATTCAAAACTGAATATGCCCAGCAAGTATCGCTTGTGCTTCAGTTACTGTTATTATGGTATAAAGATATGACACAATTCCAAGCTGGGAGAAATGAAAACATTGTTTTCATTGATCAATTGGAGTGGATCAGCGAGCATGCGTTTTCACGTTCATTCGCTAACTGGATTACATGTATGGAATATGTGCTAGAAGCGGACAAGCGTATGAGAGCAAATGTAACGCCTCAACTTTCTTTTGAGCAACTTTTGGTTAAATTACAGGAGGGCTAA